In Saccharomonospora marina XMU15, one genomic interval encodes:
- the tkt gene encoding transketolase, which produces MAADESTDEVVRLTTKRLPEDWTELDRRAVDTARVLAADAVEHCGSGHPGTAMSLAPVAYALFQRVMRHDPGDSQWIGRDRFVLSAGHSSLTLYIQLFLSGYGLELDDLKALRKWGSLTPGHPEYGHTNGVETTTGPLGQGLANAVGMAMAARRERGLLDPDAEPGTSVFDHQIYVLASDGDIEEGVTSEASSLAGTQQLGNLTVIYDSNEISIEDDTRIALSEDTAKRYESYGWHVLTVHGGEDVAGILDAIEQARAETARPSLIVLRTVIGYPAPTMMNTGKVHGAALGADELAAVKRAVGLDPGRSFQVDDEVLRHAREVADRGRADREKWQLEFDAWAKRNPERKALLDRISARELPAGWAGDLPTWEPGGKGVATRKASAAVLAKLGEVLPELWGGSADLAESNNTTIKGADSFGPVEISTKAWQAHPYGRTLHFGIREHAMGSILNGIALHGGTRPYGGTFLVFSDYMRPAVRLAALMRLPVVYVWTHDSIGLGEDGPTHQPVEQLASLRAIPGMSVVRPADANETAHAWKAVLQDTGGPAGLALTRQDVPILEGTSAEGVARGGYVLAEASSGSPEVVLIGTGSEVQLAVDARKILESEGIATRVVSMPCVEWFDRQEQSYREQVLPPSVRARVIVEAGIAQPWHRFAGEAGEIVSLEHFGASADFKTLFSQFGITTEAVVEAARRSVHSVRPS; this is translated from the coding sequence ATGGCAGCAGACGAATCAACTGACGAGGTTGTTCGCTTGACCACCAAGCGACTCCCTGAGGACTGGACCGAGCTGGACCGGCGCGCGGTGGACACGGCCCGCGTGCTGGCTGCGGACGCGGTCGAGCACTGCGGGAGCGGACACCCCGGCACGGCCATGAGCCTCGCGCCTGTCGCCTACGCGCTGTTCCAGCGGGTCATGCGGCACGACCCGGGCGACTCCCAGTGGATCGGCCGGGACCGGTTCGTGCTCTCCGCCGGGCATTCCAGCCTCACCCTTTACATCCAGCTGTTCCTTTCCGGCTACGGACTGGAACTGGACGACCTGAAGGCCTTGCGAAAGTGGGGTTCGCTGACCCCAGGCCACCCCGAGTACGGGCACACCAACGGTGTGGAGACCACCACCGGCCCACTGGGCCAGGGGCTGGCCAACGCGGTCGGCATGGCCATGGCGGCCCGCCGCGAGCGTGGCCTGCTCGACCCGGACGCCGAGCCGGGAACGAGCGTGTTCGACCACCAGATCTACGTGCTGGCCTCCGACGGCGACATCGAGGAAGGTGTTACCTCCGAGGCCTCGTCGCTGGCGGGAACCCAGCAGCTCGGCAACCTCACGGTGATCTACGACAGCAACGAGATCTCCATCGAGGACGACACCCGCATCGCGCTGTCGGAGGACACCGCCAAACGCTACGAATCGTATGGCTGGCACGTCCTCACGGTCCACGGCGGTGAGGATGTGGCCGGGATTCTGGACGCGATCGAGCAGGCAAGGGCCGAGACCGCCCGCCCGAGCCTGATCGTGCTGCGCACCGTGATCGGTTACCCGGCGCCGACCATGATGAACACCGGCAAGGTGCACGGTGCTGCCCTGGGCGCCGACGAACTCGCCGCGGTCAAGCGCGCTGTCGGTCTGGACCCCGGCCGCAGTTTCCAGGTCGACGACGAGGTGCTGCGCCACGCTCGCGAGGTGGCCGACCGCGGCAGGGCCGACCGCGAGAAGTGGCAACTCGAGTTCGATGCGTGGGCGAAGCGCAATCCGGAGCGCAAGGCGCTGCTTGACCGAATCAGCGCGCGCGAGTTGCCCGCGGGCTGGGCAGGTGACCTGCCCACCTGGGAGCCCGGCGGCAAGGGAGTCGCCACCCGCAAGGCGTCGGCCGCGGTGCTGGCGAAGCTCGGCGAGGTGCTGCCCGAACTGTGGGGCGGATCGGCGGACCTGGCCGAGAGCAACAACACCACGATCAAGGGTGCTGACTCCTTCGGCCCGGTCGAGATCTCCACCAAGGCGTGGCAGGCCCATCCCTACGGGCGCACACTGCATTTCGGTATCCGCGAGCACGCGATGGGTTCGATCCTCAACGGTATCGCGCTGCACGGCGGAACCCGACCGTACGGTGGCACCTTCCTCGTCTTCAGCGACTACATGCGCCCTGCGGTGCGCCTGGCCGCGCTGATGCGGCTGCCGGTCGTCTACGTGTGGACACATGACTCGATCGGGCTCGGCGAGGACGGTCCGACCCACCAGCCCGTCGAGCAACTGGCCTCGCTGCGCGCCATTCCCGGGATGTCGGTGGTACGCCCGGCCGACGCGAACGAGACCGCGCACGCCTGGAAAGCCGTACTGCAGGACACCGGCGGACCGGCCGGGCTGGCGCTCACCCGGCAGGACGTGCCGATCCTGGAGGGCACCTCGGCGGAGGGGGTGGCCCGCGGCGGCTACGTACTCGCCGAGGCGTCCTCGGGCAGCCCCGAGGTGGTGCTGATCGGCACCGGTTCCGAGGTCCAGCTCGCGGTGGATGCCAGGAAGATCCTCGAGTCCGAAGGGATTGCCACCCGGGTCGTGTCGATGCCGTGCGTGGAGTGGTTCGACCGCCAGGAGCAGTCCTACCGCGAACAGGTACTTCCCCCGTCGGTGCGGGCCAGGGTGATCGTCGAGGCGGGTATCGCGCAGCCGTGGCACCGGTTCGCGGGCGAGGCGGGCGAGATCGTGTCGTTGGAGCATTTCGGCGCTTCGGCCGACTTCAAGACCCTGTTCAGCCAGTTCG